One Glycine soja cultivar W05 chromosome 7, ASM419377v2, whole genome shotgun sequence genomic window, atttttattgtgataAACAAATTATGGTTGATGATTAATATTATcgttattattttgtttattttaaattctgtttgccaatatattttttttaaatgattattgtaatgttatacttgtaatgataaaaaatggctaaaatttatcctaaaatcatattttaccgttaaatgaaacgaaatttcaagtctaacaaattagtccaatagaaACATATTGATATTTAGGTCCAATAGAAAATTACTGATATTTTCCTTCAATAATGATAGcttattgacattttggtccaataGAACGTAATGAcatttaggtaaaaaaaatgaaaatgacttaccattttctccaataaaaaaatattggtatTTTCGTCAAACAAAATGTTACTGACATTTAtgtccaaaaattatatattactaaCATTTTCATCCAATCTCGTCAGTATGGTCACGTTGGTAATAACTTCAGTGACAAATTCGTCCCTTTGTGTCATGtaagctattttattaacgataACTAACGGAAGTTAATAGTTGGATATATTTGTcgtactttttacactttcggggactaaattttgtatttttatctttcaaagaCTTATTTATCAGTCAATTACACATTCAGGGACAAAAGTAACTATTTAtccatctttttattttaaggtaaatatTCATTTTCGTCCATGTGTAAAGCGTTGATAAATTCATCTCcgaaagatgaaaattcaatttttttagtcctcaaaagtaaaaaaagtgcgacaaattcaTTCATCCGTTAACTTTCATCCGTTATCGTTAATAAAAGAACTTACATGACACAGAGAAAcaaaaatgtcacaaaaatgattaccaACTTAACTGCGGAATAAATTAGGCCAAAATGTCAGTAAGTTACTATTGGACcaaaatgttagtaatttttttggatCAAAATGTCAATACGTTTCTATTGAACCAAAATGTCACTAAGTTACCATCGGACTTactgacattttggtccaataGAAACTTATGTCATTAAATTTTCATTGAACCAAaatgtaagtaattttttttttgaaccaaAATATTAGTATGTTTTCATTGGACTAATTTGTCTGACCCCAAATTTCGTTTCATTtaagagtaaaatataatttaattttcatctttttcctatttttatcgttgtaagcataacattacaataaacacttaaaaaatagaaaaataggcataagttaaaacaaacataataataagcataattattttaaccaaCCTTATAACTCAAATGTAATCACAACAAcatctaacattttttaaaatttgattaattgtttttattgttgCTTACAAGTTATTTATGGTAGATGTTACATATTTGTAAGATGAGATTAACTGCTCTTAATTTGCTTCACAAATTGAACAACCTCTAGCTAATTTTGAAATTACTCCAACTCCTAATGTTAAAAGTGCTCCAACTCCAACTCCAACTACCACTCAAAGTGCTCCAACTCCTAGTGTTGTGAGTGACTTTTACATATAACTGATTAGTTATTGTTAAATTATGTTATGCATAACTAGTCACTTTTTATAATTGTTGTAGGAAGCAAGTTCCATACCTCTACCATTGTCAATTGTGTTTAGACCACCTTCAACTatgccttcaacaacaattcaaattaTATTCTCAGAAGTATCATCTCATAATATAAACCAACCGAATTAGATGAGCTTCATACCCACACCAAGGTTGCCCCGCCACCAAGATTCGAAGAAGTGAAATATtggatatgtttttttttgtttatagtagattctaactaattattataattttgataaatttttaatgattGATACATTGTTATGATGTTTATTTTTGTACATTggtaaaatgtttattttggaaaatttctATTATGACAACATTAGGTAGTGATAAAATCAAATTGGGTCTCATTTTCTGTAAGGATTAACTTAATGGTTGTGcgtttttgttttagtttcatATTTTGAGTAAAATACTCTCACATTAGAAGTTTCATAACAATAGACAGATCatatttattaatcaatattatgtttattattaagtTTGTTCTAACTTATGTTTGTTTCCCTATTTTTGaagtatttattataatgttatacTTACAATgataaaggggggggggggggggggggggcaaaagatgaagattaaatcatattttattcttaaatgaaatgaaatttgagGTATGAAAAATTAGTCTAATGGAAGTGTACTGATATTTTGGTCCAAAAAATCTGGCCCTTTGAATTTGGAGATGTAGTTGCGTGTACTGATTCTCATCGAGATTGGATTGGTCTTCAGTGTACCGCTTGTGTAGCCTATGCGAAGCGAACAAGCAAGGGATTACTAACATTTTGGTCCAATAGAATAAAATTGTTAACATTTTGGTCCAATGGTAACTTACTAACATTTTGGTTCACGGAAACGTACTGACATTTTggtgcaaaaaaaattattaacattttggTCTAATGGAAACTTATTGACATTTTAGTCCAATCTATTCAGCAACcatgttgacaatcattttggGACATCTTCATCCATTTGTGCCATGTAGGCTCTTTCATTAACGGTAACGGACAGAAGTTGACGAGTAGATGAATTTGTTGCGCTTTTTTCACTTTCGGAAactcaaatttgaattttcatcttttgggGATGATTTTTTCAGCGTTCTACACATTTATagacaaaaataactatttatcctAAAGTCAGGGGGCtcatttgattaatttattgcTTCTTGTAGAACTGATCACctgtcttttttatatatatattttatgtaattaattcaCATGCTATCACAATCTTTTGTATTTGCATTATTTACTATATAATGctatattttataatagtaaaaaaaaggctatataatcaattaaggttaaccttttttaaaatatactacattttataatacaataggcttttaatgttaatttaaatgtttttattaccttttttaaaatatactacatTTTATAATACAATAGGCTTTTAGAAGATTTATTGGTGAgtttgttagttagttttttattaatagaatgACAAAAAATTTGTTATGAAATATGAAACTCAACTGTTATTTGAACAATGACATCAATTGTTATTACCGTTTAATTTTGTAGATTATGGTTAGAATCAGAGGATTGCGTCGGACTTTAGGCAAAGTTTTAAGAAGAGCCTTAGGGAGACAGGTTAGTGATGATGTGAAAGAAGCCCCTCAACGTCAAAGGCCAACAACATCTGCACATAGACAACAAGCAGCTGCAACTATTGCTGAGGATGTTTAGAAGGCGGACCCTATGATATAAAGTATTTTCCAGGCGGACCCTATGATACATCAGTGTTGATGTCATATGCCGATCATGTGACAGCCAGAGTTTGGGTATGAGAGGTAGTTATTTgttcaattatataatatttgaataactatttatcattttacttgaactaattaattttaatttttttccaggaACGTACTGAGTTGAAGTTGACCTCTCATGGGATGAAGATAGAGAAATTTGGAAGGCCTACATCTGAGATTGAAGGCATAGTGGCTGCTACAGGATTAAGTTCTCTGATTACATGTTTGTTGGACACTAGTGACAGGGGACTTTTATCTACTTTTGTGGAAGCTGGTACAAGGAAACTAGTAGTTTTCTTCTACCGGAAGTAGAGGTCGATATAACCCTCAATGATGTAGCATCCTTGTTACATCTGCCCATTACAGATGTCTTTcatatcttgcattgtatactTGCTTCATTGTTGTACAACTAGTgccattgtgctccttcaatgtCAGAAGAATATTCTTTGGTTtgaccattgactttgtcatatcaccaATAATAGTCTTATCATCCTTGGTCAATTGATcaacatatggatgtccaactaatgacttagTCAATGTATGATTATGACTCACACATATTAACTTCACTATCCATGATTCACCTCCCAACACTGGTTTCACTTGCAGCTTAGAGAGACATCCACATTTTTTACTAGCAGTAACTGTTTGTACTAAATCTTTCTTGTATGCCCTGTATTTTCCACTCCTCTcataaccaattaaaacatatgAGATCCTTCCTCTATTTCCAATATTTGTGTCTGACCTCATTATCACCGCCACAAAACCAATATCATACACAACAGAGTGAGCCCAATTGAAAACATCATCACGGgtagcaaacacctacaaaatggataatacatgtttagtcttcaagggacattcatttacttactttaacaaaatacaaaatcatatcaAGACCTGATAAATATTGAAGGTATCAGAAAatcaatgttttcaaatgcaccAGGTTCCTCTCCATTGTTTTCAttcatattaactttttcagatATTGTGTTGCCATATATTTACTGATTTTTGTCCATCTTAACAAAACATTCAAAAATATTCAATGACAAACTAACAACCTCTAATGACACCATAcataattctaattatttataaataaatctatttattttaaaaaacttccaTGTTGAATTTTGTTTATGTCTTCTACACTACATATGTCAATGtatcaataaatatgttttttaacatatactatcacacaattttattattttttactacatttactaatatattacattgaaattgatagacatttatatgaaaatttatacctgcataaactaatatatcacacaattttattatttttttacttgcaTAAACTAgttaatgtaataatatttgcacaaatattataaaaaaatataactaaatttataaaaagaaagatcaaaaatatatttttttaatttttttaaggttataCGGATAAGtgatacggattgacaatctgtaatacagattgtcaatccgtatgattacggattgtcaatctgtaTGTTTATTACCAAACAAATCCAACTCGCAGAGACCAAAAAAACTTACCTCCTCCCCCGTTGTACTACAACACCCACTACGACAATGACCACGTCCTGGGAACGACCACCGCGACCTTGATCAAACCAATCACAAGAAGAAGGAAGAGCTCAAccagaaagaaaagagaatggtgtatgaagagaaaaaaaaccaacaaacaTAGAAGAAGAAATTAACAGGGGTAATGttggaattttaaaaagatTGTTGGGTGTAGAAGAAGTATTAACGGTGCAGCAAGaaaattttagtaaattttgttttccttgGCACAAAGGCCCACTTTCCACCCACACCTCCAACCTCATCGATACAGTTTACTAGGGctttgctaggtgcaccaggcatattgcttgtgcacccaacattaaaacaaaattctaaaattgccCTTaaaggttttttgtttttacggATTACGTGATccgtaagtgttttttttatttttttcaaaaatatgttttttttaatttattaataaattaatttttttaatagtaaatatttttatttatttataaaaaaatatacggattaaataattcttatgagttatatcaaaattaattgtcacaaaatatattatttaaatttatatacgcattaaatatacattataaattttagtgttatatataacaacattatttattttatatataattgactTATTAACTCAGTTGGTTAAAGCGTTATGCTAATAACCTGAAAGTTACGGATTAGCTGATCCGTACTGATTAACTGATTCATAACTCTTTTATGGAAAGACAAAATGGGAAGATCACAAAATTGCTTAGTGTACCAACAATTTCACCATATGTATGTAGAATGCCCGGTTCACTCTAGACagcacaaaaacaaacaaaatatcactCTAGACCTACGAtgccaaaataaatttaacttggCCCAATTGGCCCATTTTAGCCATTGCTCAAATCAATCTATACcgttcatattatatatatatccaatgGTTGAAAATCAACACTTTTAGACCTACACCACATTACACAAACTTCAACATACTGTTTTGAAGCTTCTCTACTGGTGCACCATATGCTAGCTGGTTGATCCTAGAATTTGCCTTTATTCATCTTATGAACCGGAAGTTACATGTTTTCTAAGAAAATTGCTTTCCGTGAACTCCATTTGCAACATAGATCAAACAGGCACCATATTGGAGACTGGTTCAATTGAGGagaatgaattgatgaaattattcatttatttgaaATGAGTACTTCTATGGGATAGCATATGGAACTTATCAAGCACgaaatttcaattcattatGAAAGAGAGGGGGCGCTGTGCGTAAGCTTACATGAGGGACATTTGGTCACACACGTCTTCTAATTTCTAGAAGTCAACAACTTCCAAAGctggaatttgaaaatggccATCATCAAGTTCTGGAATCACAATTTTCTCAAAAGGACTCTTTTCTCTATCTTCCACATGTTGCCAAACACCTTCAGATAATCGCAAGCCATGTTCAAGCTCAACAATTGATTACGAATAAGAACTAGGTGAAAAAGTTCGCTTATtatattccttaaaaaaaaaat contains:
- the LOC114420405 gene encoding uncharacterized protein LOC114420405, whose translation is MERNLVFATRDDVFNWAHSVVYDIGFVAVIMRSDTNIGNRGRISYVLIGYERSGKYRAYKKDLVQTVTASKKCGCLSKLQVKPVLGGESWIVKLICVSHNHTLTKSLVGHPYVDQLTKDDKTIIGDMTKSMVKPKNILLTLKEHNGTSCTTMKQVYNARYERHL